The genomic interval ACAAACATGTCTACCCAGTGGCCCATAAAGAGCTTAAGCAACGCGGCCACCAGCAGAACGTAAATCAATACGTCGTTAAAATGCGCCAGGAAGCGCAGCCAGGCGGGTTTACCCTTTTTTTGCGGTAACGCATTCTCACCATGCTGCTGCAGTCGGGCTGATGCCTCAGTGCCGCTAAGGCCTTCCAGGGTGGATTGGATATTCGACAGGGTTTCGTCAACGGTTTGTTGATAATACGGACGTTCAGGTTTTCCTGTTTTCATCGTTCCTTCCTCAGGTTCTATTCAGAAATCACCTTGCTTTCATGTAATTAACGAATAACGAAAACAGGAACATGGGCGTAACGAACAATACTTGCCGCCTCCGACCCTAATAAATGGGTTTGAATATTTGGATTTCGAGAGCCGACAATAATCGCGCCGACAGCAAGTTCATCCGCCAGCTTAATAACCTCATCACGAACATTCCCGCTACGGACATGGAGATGAACACGCTCATCTGACAGATTCAATTTTTTGACCAGGTCAGACAGCTTTTCCTTCGAATTATTAATCATATATTCATCCATCTTGCGCGCATCTGAAATAAAACCACGCGTCAGCTCGGCTGAAAACTTGGGCATGACGTGCAGCAAATGAATGTCACCCGATGCGCTTTGCGCCAGAAACTGTGCATGCTGCAACGCTTTATCGGCCAGGCTTGTCTCGTAGACATCCACCGGAACGAGAATGTTTTTATACATATCGAGCATCCTTTTTATAACCAACACGAGAGTGAATGAAGCAAAAAAACGCATTAAATGCAGGGGGTTGCCCTTAATGGCAGTTACGGTACAAAAAGATGGATAATATTAAACGTAGCACAGGAATATCAGGTTTAGCGCTTCCCCACTGATAATGGTTATTTAACATTTATCTTTTCCCCGACTATGCTCATAGTCAGTAGTCAGCTACAGCTTCCGGCTCATGGAGGAATGTATGTATGGTTTAAGCCTGATCCGACTGGGTATGTTTATTGCGCTTGCCATTATTGCCAGCACGGCGATTGGTTTATTTACCTATATGGTCGTCACTGTTCTGGCAGAATAGTGTCACCCCTGTCCAGGTTATGGAATAAATAAAACAGTTATTTATTAGGGGAATACAGTGAACCGCTACCTCTCTCTTCTACCGTTCGTTTTGTTAACGCTCACGGCGTGCGACCCGAAACCCAAGCAAGCCTCCCCCCTGCCCAGGATGGTAAAAGTGGCGGAGGTGACGGTTCCCGGTCACGCCCAGCAGCGCGTTTTTCCCGCCCGCATAGAATCGGGCGATGCCACTGACCTTTCCTTCAAGCGCGCAGGCCAAATTGAAGCGCTCGATGTACGCCAGGGCGCAGCCATCAAACAGGGGCAACAGCTTGCCAGACTGAACGCCCGTGAAGCCCAGCAGCGGGTTAACGACAGACAAACGGCGGCGACGCTGGCCCAGAGGCAATTCGATCGCTTCCAGACGCTGGCGGGCCGCCAGGCGATTTCGAAAGCAGAAATGGACGTGCAGCGCGCGAACCGCGATTCGGCGAATGCGGCGCTGCAGATTGCCCGAGAAGAGTTGAATCAGATGACGCTCGTTGCCCCCTTCAGCGGAACGGCGGCCAGCGTACATGTACGAAACCATCAGGTGGTATCTGCCGGTCAGCCCATTGCAACGTTAACCCGCACCGATCTGCTTGACGTTGTGTTCAGCATCCCTGAAAACCTGTTTAAGACCTTTGATATCCGCAACGCGCAGTATCGCCCGGTGGTGAGAATTAACGCCATTCCGGATCGGGAATTTACCGCCGTCTACAAAGAGCACTCGGGCAGCAGCGACAGCAATACCCTGACCTGGCAGGTGATACTGACCATGCCGCGGCCAGATGATTTTCCCGCCGTCGGTGGCGTAAGCGGTACGGTGACCATCAATTTAAGCAACCTTCCGGCGGGCGCGGACGCTCAGGCGCTGGTCGTACCGGTTGAGGCAGTCTTTAACCCGAACAACAGCCCGCGCAACGAGCCGCACGTCTGGGTCGTAACGGGCGAAGGTGACGCGCTCCATCTCGAAGACCGCAAGGTCAGCGTGGGGCAAGTGAGTACCGAAGGCGTGGTTATTACCAGCGGGCTTAAGGCGGGCGAGCGCGTGGTGGCCGCAGGCGTTGGGGAACTCCATGCTAACCAGCCGGTGCGTATCTGGACGCGTGAACGGGGACTGTAATGGATATCTCTCGTCAATTTATTAATAACCC from Enterobacter sp. JBIWA008 carries:
- a CDS encoding universal stress protein, yielding MYKNILVPVDVYETSLADKALQHAQFLAQSASGDIHLLHVMPKFSAELTRGFISDARKMDEYMINNSKEKLSDLVKKLNLSDERVHLHVRSGNVRDEVIKLADELAVGAIIVGSRNPNIQTHLLGSEAASIVRYAHVPVFVIR
- a CDS encoding efflux RND transporter periplasmic adaptor subunit produces the protein MNRYLSLLPFVLLTLTACDPKPKQASPLPRMVKVAEVTVPGHAQQRVFPARIESGDATDLSFKRAGQIEALDVRQGAAIKQGQQLARLNAREAQQRVNDRQTAATLAQRQFDRFQTLAGRQAISKAEMDVQRANRDSANAALQIAREELNQMTLVAPFSGTAASVHVRNHQVVSAGQPIATLTRTDLLDVVFSIPENLFKTFDIRNAQYRPVVRINAIPDREFTAVYKEHSGSSDSNTLTWQVILTMPRPDDFPAVGGVSGTVTINLSNLPAGADAQALVVPVEAVFNPNNSPRNEPHVWVVTGEGDALHLEDRKVSVGQVSTEGVVITSGLKAGERVVAAGVGELHANQPVRIWTRERGL